A stretch of DNA from Peromyscus eremicus chromosome 18, PerEre_H2_v1, whole genome shotgun sequence:
TTTTGACACCTTTAGAAGTGGGAACTTGTGTAGATCACAGTCACTGTAGAACTTTGaagttcccagcatgaacaatAAAGGCAAACTTGGTTTAAATTCCTGACTTCATTGTTAGTTCATTCGTGCTGAGGCAGAAGCCGTGGAGGAGCCCTGCTGCCCGGACTGGCTTTCCTCTCATAGCAGCTCCTTTTGCTTTCTTAGAGCACCCAGAAcctcagcccaggggtggcaccttCCCCAgggagctgggtcctcccacatcaaaaAAAGCCCACAAGCCTGCCCACAGGCCAGTTTGGTGGGGCATTTTCTCCGTTGatgattccctcttcccaaatgactcctgTAGCTTGAGTTGGCAGAAAACGAGCCAGCATGGGTTGCTACCACTCATGTTACTTGTGAAAACTAAAATTCTACATATGAAGTTCTGGAAGAGTGAGGACAGGCCAGTAGTGAAGAGCTTGACTAGCTCCCTCCCCATTTGGGGGATGGTCTGCAAGAGATTTCCCCAGTCCGTGGGGTTTCCAGACTTAGACTCCAGGGGTGAAATAGTTAGATTTAGTGCTGCAGCCATTCTTACTTTGCTGACAGGTGATCTTAGCATCTCCAGACCACCAGAAGAGTTCAAAGAAATGTAAATACCATATACAAGTGATGGAAAACcttcagtgaaacattttttAGGCAGCAAAATCAGCCTTGCTTGACAAAGGTACATTTGTTGCAAGCTTCCAGATTTAGAAGAAAACAGTTGGGCTACAGGCCTAACGTTGGATGCAGAGCAGTTAGCATACTCAGAACTCTGAGGTCAGTTAGCTTCAAGTCAAGGCCgcagcttatgctggagaagataGGCCTATTCGTCTTTTGAGAGGGCAGACTGGTCAAAAAGCAATCTAAACTGCTATAGAGCAGAAGCTTGGGAGGCAAACTCTTGTTTGCAAAGTGTGTTTGGCATCAGCTGAGCATATGGCTTCAATCACCCTGAATAAGAATAGACTAAAAAAAGCCTGCATTCTAGCAAGCTAGTAGAAATGTGGActcaatagaaaaagaaactgtccCTGTGGGTGTAAACGTACTATATTTAATGATTAGAGACATCTTTGGTGGTCTGGTCACTCAGCTGCAGGTGCTCTGCATGGGGAGGTGGTGACAGGGTTATGTGATACTCCGGGACCGCCTCTGACTTAGCCAGCAGCGTTTCTGGAAGGATTCTGTCATTTCAGAACTGCTTGTGAAGGTCAGATCCTCCCATAGCTCTAAAAGCTCAGGATGAGTTTGTCTAGGTAGGATGACAATTTGTGTCCTTGTGTTTTGGAAAGATTATTAGGTAATCTGCTGACAGTTTagaatttatgtatttgttataGTCTCAATTTACATACTTCCATAAATAATGCCCCAATTACCTAGGTTTGTAGACTGTCAAAAGACCCtataaacaaaaacccaaactgtGATAAAAGGCCAGAATGTGTACATATAAGGCAGAGACTCCCAATCGACCCTGTGACCTCCAATTCAAGCTTCAAGTGCTTAAGTGAACTGATGTTTACGTTCTACCTTTAACACAGTATGACTCTCTGGAATCATGGCTCTGCTCCGGAGGGCCGCCCAGACTCACCGCCCGAGTCACGTGGCTGCATTGGGAAGAAAGGCTTAGCTTTCCAGATGACAATCAACTGAGCAGACCTTAGGTCAGACCTTATAGGGGAAATGAACCGCATGGACCATTGCGAAGATGGGAGGGGCCCAGCTCCACCAGGAGGCCCCCTCTCTGGTCTTTTCAGTGGGTGCTGGACAAGTGAGGTCTTTGTAACAACAACGATTTTCTTTGAATCAAGATTGACTAGGTAGAGGTGTCCTGTTCAGGAGCCAAATTAGTAACAGTACATTGATACTATTCACGGTAAAGAAATAGATAAGTGTGAGGGGCTAGAGACAGACCATCTGAGCGTTtgatagtttttgtttattttaacatATCATCTTTGAAGCACTCACCAGCCTCCTGACCAGCCTTTCTGCTGTAGTGGAAGAGGCCAAAGGGCCCTGGCCCTTCTTCTCTTCAGTGTTTCAAAATAGCTTTATTTGAAGAAGCTACTTCAGGAGCGACCGTCACTCTGGGTGGGTTCCAGGCCACAAACAGCCCACACCTTCCTAGGAAGAGGTGCACTGGACCAGAAATGCTTTCTTCTCAATATCCCTTTAGATACAACACCGCACCTGGCTCTCCGTCAGCCTTGGGATGAGCTGGGACTCTTCCGTTCTAATGAGACTGTCTTCAGAACAGTCGCGCCCTCTTAACTGGCCTACAACTGAGGCTCTTCAggagctgggaggaagaaggggagcagGTGGCTCTTGACTCTCTTCCTGGGCCAGTGCATATCGCCTGGCTTTTCTGGGCTCAGGCTCTGGCGTCTCATCTGCCCATCTCCCAACGCGGCGCACACCTTTGCCCACCTTGGGGGCATTTCTGCAAGGATTGTGGTCATAGATGACCAGCTTCAGATTAGTCAAGTGGGCCAGGCTGGGGAAGTAGCGGATACTGTTCCGATCCACGTCGATCACCTCCAGGAAGGGCATGCGAAGCAGCACAGGGGGGAAGTCGGCGAGCTGGTTGCCTGAGAGCCAGATGGTCCTGAGCTCACGCAGGCGCCGGAGCTGGCCGGGCAGCAGCCGTAGAGCGTTGGAACCTGCATGCAGGGTCTTAAGGAGGCTCAGCTCACACACCACATCGGGCAGCTGGGTGAGGCAGTTGGCCTCCAGCCACAGGGTGCGGAGGTTCTGGAGCAGGCTGAGCTCATCCGGGAGGTCACAGAGTTTGTTATTGCCCAGGTAGAGGATGCAGAGCTGTTTCAAGGTACACACCACCTGGGGAAGAGCTTTGAAGTTGTTGAAATCCAAGGCCAGGATCTGCAGGTTCTGCAGCTGTGCCACGTCTGGAGGCAGGCTGTGGAGGTGGTTGTCGCTGAGGTAGAGCTTCACCAGCTCGGTGAAGGAGCACACGTGTAGCGGGAAGCGACGCAGCTGACTCCCACTCAGATCCACCATCCTGTCCAGCGGCATCTCCCGCAGGTCTCCCACCACGTAACTCTGGCAGCGGTCGGTGGGGATGAAGGTCACGAGGGCCCGAATGATGTTCCCCATGTGGAGCCCACTCCCGGGCGAGCCTCTGCGCACTAACCCTGCCAAGGAGTGGGGCTGGCTGGGCTGACAGCCCTGGATCCTTTGTACCCTCCCTTTATAACCCGGGATTCTGTGACAAAGGCCAGTTACTTTGACAGTGAAAAGTGCTCCTGATAGCAACTTGAGTGTCTGGTGACAGACCCAACAGACAGGCAGGGTCTGGGAGGTCACGTCCAACTCACATATTTGCCTTTAATCACTTACGCCCTGATCTCTTTTATCTCTCCTAATTGTTCTTTCCCCCcaatgataaaacactatgacaaaGGCGGAGAAGTATAAAATGAAGAATACTCATATTTCCACTATGCAGATACAACTATAAATACTTGAATGTATAGTCCTCACACCTTTTTGCTACAagtgattcattttttttctttttctttttctttcttttttttttcttttcagagccgaggcctgaacccagggccttgcactgctaggcaagtgctctaccactgagctaaatccccaccccctgtgattaattttttaattacacatgaattaaaaataaacacatcatgGAAGTATTTTATACTTGCAGGTGTAAAatatacaattattttaaatgtttgcttAGTACTCTTTATGCATATACAGTGATTTCAACAGTTCTTTACATTGGGCCAATAGGTTACTCATAACGTGTGGCTGTTATAAACACCCTTGTAAATAGGTTCAGATGTGAGGGCAGCAAGggcagggagatagctcagtagcaGAGAGCTTACCTAACACAAACAAGGCCCTGTTCCAATCTTCAGCATGGTGAACCACTAGGTTTTCTAGGACTCGACCTTGAAAGTGTTGAGTCAAAGGTCTATATCATTTGGAGATTTTTCTCCCCAGCTCCAACAAACCTGAATCAGGACATATACTCAGAAGCTATGGCTTCAGCTTtgcattttcttgtttctgtatTCTTACCAGCTGACATCTTTCCACACTTTAAAAAGGTACACTTGAAGCCGGGTGTGgaggcacacccctttaatcccagcacttgggaggcagaggcgggtggatctctgtgagttcgaggccagcctggtcgacagaatgagttccagccagggctacacagagaagccctgttttgaaaaaccaaaaaagaaaagagatggaaaaaagaaaaaaaaaaaaaggtctgtttGAGCTgggagtgcagctcagtggtaaaaatgcttgcctagcagaAGTGAGGTCCTGGGATCTGTCTCCAGGGctgccaaaacacacacacacaaaacccttcTTTTTGACAAAGGACAAGAAGGAAATGGGGAGGCAGACTAGCCTTCTAAAGCGTAGATTAATTAGAATGTAACCTTAGGGTGCAATGTGCCAGATGCTTTCAAATGCCCATCAAAGCTTTGTGCGTCTCTTCTGTAGTAGTGTCCCATTGAAAAAAAGCAGCGGCCAGTCAGAACATTCCAAGGACTGTTCAAGAATGAGCTTGTGATAGTtcggtttgtttttgttttttcaagacagggtttccctgtgttttgtggccctggctgtcctagatctcactctgtagaccaggctggtccccaACTCACAAagctttgcctgcctctgcctgctgagggctgggattacaggcatatgcccaccatcgcccagctgggtgtggtactttgaatgtaattggcccctgtAAGCTCATAGGGCACTatgagaaggtgtggccttgttgaagtaggtgtggccttgttggaggaagtatgtcactgtgggctttgaggtctcctgttcTCAAGCTACGCCTAGCTCAGTTGCTTCCTGTTGCTTgcggtcaagatgtagaaccctcatctccttctccagcaccatgtctgcctgcatgctgccatgtcctgtcatgatgataaaggactaagactctgaactgtaagccaccccaattaaatgtttttctttataagagttgccatggtcatggtgtctcttcacagcaatagaaaccctaattaagatagaaattggtaccagggactggggcatTTCTGTGATAggtctgaccatgtttttgtttggaatatGGGGAAATATGAACTTTGGGATTGTGGATTAGAAAAGTtattgaatgctttaagtgctgcttaatgggccagaCTAGAAGGACATGGGGACAGTGGTAGTAAGAGCGTGGTTTGATGAGCTGTGGGGGGCCTGACTCAAGAGGttacagaggagaagaattttagtatgtcgcctagagaccattcttgtgacattttggtAAATGGTATGAaattggtgaagaatgtggctggctgccttttgccgttgtctgaagagtctgcctgaggctaaagggAAGAGTTTTGGATTACTTCCGTTGGCAGAAGAACTCTccaaacagcctagtatagagtCTGTCCTGTAGTTATTAGTGGTCACTCTCATGAAGATctgtaatgaaaaggagcaagctgagcaaggaaaactaGAAAATGTACCaactggggagaaaagggtttcttGGACTTACGCTTCTATCTTGCTGTTCATTTtcgaagaaagtcagggcaggatcctggaggcaggagctgatgcagaggccgtggagggatgctgcttactggcttgctttccctggcttgctccgactgctttcttatagaacccaggaccaccagcccagggatggcaccacccaccataggcTAGGCCCTCTCCTGTTGattactaaatgagaaaatgccttacagctgggtctcacggaggcatttcctcaactgaggctccttcctctctgatgactctggcttgtgtcaaattgacacacaaaaccagccagtacagaggACCTTCGAGTTCTGaccactgggggctggagagatggctcaaaggttaagatcacttgctgccctttcagaggaccccagttccatGCCAACCCTCATCTGATGGCTCCAACTGCTTTTAAAGCTTTTAACTCTACCTCTGAGGGACCcagcaccctcttttggcctctgtgggaacccaCACGCTCTTGTGTATGTGTGACcccgtgagcacacacacagaaatgtaagtattaaattaaaaaaaaatcccgtCTACTGGAAATGGAGGCGAAAGTGTTTAATGTCTCCGTGACATGGCTGTGGCTGTAAAACAGGAAGCAGGTTCCTCACCCTCCTCCATACTCTTCCCCATTCACTGGCCGCGTGTTGTCACCTGGGGTGACTTCAGAAGCCAGGGAGTATGGAAATCACAGGCTAAAGCTGGCAGCACTTTGGGTCATCCTGGATTCCTGGataaattctgggaacagaatggTCCCCTCCCCATAACCCTGTGCCTCACTCAA
This window harbors:
- the Lrrc10 gene encoding leucine-rich repeat-containing protein 10; translation: MGNIIRALVTFIPTDRCQSYVVGDLREMPLDRMVDLSGSQLRRFPLHVCSFTELVKLYLSDNHLHSLPPDVAQLQNLQILALDFNNFKALPQVVCTLKQLCILYLGNNKLCDLPDELSLLQNLRTLWLEANCLTQLPDVVCELSLLKTLHAGSNALRLLPGQLRRLRELRTIWLSGNQLADFPPVLLRMPFLEVIDVDRNSIRYFPSLAHLTNLKLVIYDHNPCRNAPKVGKGVRRVGRWADETPEPEPRKARRYALAQEESQEPPAPLLPPSS